A genomic window from Winogradskyella sp. J14-2 includes:
- a CDS encoding energy transducer TonB — MKNSKKNLYTAGQSSAEVKKSQKHDANLQKNSTLYFQIGLILCLLTTYGLFEMQFQDKKLEVVFNEPQEIVTIDIVPDFRVEPVKKKPEPKIKPSKTLAYEITPIKDDKPVIETKVLDFEDPIPISDPIDPNAIKTIEKPVDLEPIDFIAVEEVPVYPGCEKKKTNEDKRKCMSDKISKLVSKKFNTNIAGDHGISGLQRIDTQFTVDKNGNVTNIKIRSPHPALEKEAKRVIDKIPSMKPGYQQDKPVGVIYNLPIKFLARN; from the coding sequence ATGAAAAATTCTAAAAAGAATCTCTATACTGCTGGTCAGAGCAGTGCAGAGGTAAAAAAATCACAAAAGCATGATGCAAATTTACAAAAAAACTCGACCCTATATTTTCAAATAGGGTTGATTCTTTGTTTGTTGACCACCTATGGGCTGTTCGAAATGCAGTTTCAAGACAAAAAACTTGAAGTCGTCTTTAATGAACCACAAGAAATTGTAACCATTGATATCGTGCCAGACTTTAGGGTAGAACCTGTAAAGAAAAAACCAGAACCCAAAATTAAGCCCAGCAAAACCTTGGCTTACGAAATTACACCGATTAAAGATGACAAGCCAGTCATTGAAACTAAAGTTTTGGACTTTGAGGATCCAATTCCAATATCAGATCCTATAGATCCTAACGCCATAAAGACTATAGAAAAGCCTGTAGATCTAGAACCAATTGATTTTATTGCAGTTGAAGAAGTGCCAGTATATCCTGGTTGTGAAAAAAAGAAAACCAATGAGGATAAAAGAAAATGCATGTCTGATAAAATAAGCAAGCTTGTAAGCAAAAAATTTAACACAAACATCGCTGGCGATCATGGCATATCTGGCTTGCAAAGAATTGATACGCAGTTTACAGTAGATAAAAACGGAAATGTAACAAATATTAAAATCAGAAGCCCACATCCTGCTCTAGAAAAAGAAGCTAAGCGTGTTATTGATAAAATACCGAGTATGAAGCCTGGTTATCAACAAGATAAACCGGTTGGTGTTATTTATAATCTACCTATTAAATTTTTAGCTAGAAATTAA
- a CDS encoding heme-copper oxidase subunit III, with the protein MDLTEGTQQEKTARSKKMMLWFGVGSLIMSFSALISAFIVSSKQRKDKDWLNNYDLPTAFYVSVAIIVISSITFILAKKKLKQHNRQMTTIWLLATLVLGIGFIFSQLEGFRQIIQTGYNFTGPTSNITMSYIYLIAVVHILHVIAGLICIIVVIYNHFKQKYNANNMLGLELAANFWHFVDLLWLVLFLFLYFFSDII; encoded by the coding sequence ATGGATTTAACAGAAGGAACACAACAAGAAAAAACAGCCAGATCAAAAAAAATGATGCTCTGGTTTGGGGTAGGGTCTTTAATCATGTCTTTTTCAGCATTAATTAGTGCCTTTATAGTAAGTTCTAAACAACGGAAAGATAAAGATTGGTTAAATAATTACGATCTGCCAACAGCGTTTTATGTAAGCGTTGCTATAATAGTCATAAGCAGCATAACTTTTATACTTGCTAAAAAAAAGTTAAAGCAACATAACAGACAGATGACAACCATTTGGTTATTGGCTACCTTAGTCCTAGGAATTGGCTTTATTTTTAGTCAATTAGAAGGATTTAGGCAAATTATTCAAACAGGATATAACTTTACTGGTCCTACCAGCAACATCACAATGTCTTACATTTATTTGATTGCAGTAGTACATATATTACACGTTATTGCTGGATTAATTTGTATAATTGTTGTTATTTATAATCATTTTAAACAAAAGTACAACGCCAACAATATGTTGGGATTAGAACTGGCCGCAAATTTCTGGCATTTCGTAGACCTGCTTTGGCTTGTGCTGTTTTTATTTTTATATTTTTTTAGCGATATAATTTGA
- a CDS encoding ABC transporter permease has translation MFSRDRWNEILEALNANKFRTILTAFGVFWGITILVLLLALTNGLKNGVTADFGDFATNSMFMWTQGTSKPYKGLPKGRYFNYKLDDVEAIKSEIPNLKYVSPRNQLGGFRGANNVIRGTKTGAFEIYGDYPEYIKQQPMDILQGRFLSYSDIDSKRKICVIGTGVVKGLYDKGEEILGTYIKINGVNFKVVGTFKMSNSQGDDEQDASTIYIPFTTFSQAFNRGENVGWMAITAVDNVPITSIKQQIFDLMKSRHKVHPEDDRAIGHFDLSEQFGRISGLFSILTIVGYFVGALVLMSGIIGINNIMLIVVKERTKEIGVRRALGATPWMIKGQILQESLVLTILSGMLGVSFAALVIWVLNYILDQAGNVENFANPSVGMQVVFTALIILVVSGLLAGLIPANRATKMKPVDALRIE, from the coding sequence ATGTTTAGTAGAGATCGATGGAACGAAATATTAGAAGCTCTAAATGCAAATAAGTTTAGAACTATTTTAACTGCATTTGGTGTGTTTTGGGGAATCACAATCTTAGTATTGCTTTTAGCCTTAACAAATGGTCTTAAAAATGGTGTAACAGCAGACTTTGGTGATTTTGCGACCAACTCTATGTTTATGTGGACACAAGGAACCTCAAAACCATACAAAGGACTACCTAAAGGACGTTATTTTAATTATAAGCTAGACGACGTCGAAGCTATAAAGTCAGAGATTCCTAATCTTAAGTATGTCTCACCAAGAAATCAGCTTGGTGGATTTAGAGGAGCCAATAACGTTATAAGAGGAACAAAAACTGGTGCCTTCGAAATATATGGCGACTATCCTGAGTACATTAAGCAACAGCCAATGGACATTCTCCAAGGCCGTTTTTTAAGTTATTCCGATATTGATTCAAAAAGAAAAATATGCGTCATCGGAACAGGTGTTGTAAAAGGACTATATGATAAAGGAGAAGAAATATTAGGAACCTATATTAAAATTAATGGAGTTAATTTTAAGGTTGTTGGTACATTTAAAATGAGTAATAGCCAAGGAGACGATGAGCAAGATGCTAGCACTATTTATATACCATTTACAACCTTTTCGCAAGCTTTTAATAGAGGAGAAAATGTAGGTTGGATGGCCATAACAGCTGTAGACAATGTGCCAATAACTTCAATTAAGCAACAGATTTTTGATTTAATGAAATCAAGACACAAAGTGCACCCAGAAGACGATAGGGCTATTGGTCATTTTGATTTATCTGAACAGTTTGGTAGAATAAGCGGTCTGTTTTCAATATTAACGATAGTGGGTTACTTTGTAGGAGCATTGGTGTTAATGTCTGGTATCATTGGTATTAACAATATCATGCTGATTGTTGTTAAAGAGCGAACAAAAGAGATTGGTGTAAGACGTGCATTGGGTGCAACACCATGGATGATCAAAGGTCAAATTCTTCAAGAAAGTTTGGTGCTTACCATTTTATCTGGCATGTTAGGAGTATCCTTTGCAGCCTTGGTGATATGGGTTTTAAATTACATATTAGATCAAGCAGGTAATGTAGAAAATTTTGCTAATCCGAGTGTGGGAATGCAGGTTGTATTCACTGCACTTATCATACTAGTGGTTTCTGGTCTTTTAGCAGGATTAATTCCCGCTAACAGAGCAACAAAAATGAAACCAGTAGACGCATTAAGAATAGAATAA
- a CDS encoding cytochrome c oxidase subunit 3 has protein sequence MDSTVASTGTEGKTWGGGNKPLKASYGKMMMWFFIVSDALTFSGFLAAYGFSRFKFIKEWPIADEVFTHVPFLHGQELPMIYVAFMTFILIMSSVTMVLAVDAGHHMNKAKVTLYMFLTIIGGLIFVGSQAWEWATFIQGDYGAVQTKGGNILQFGEYVTVDGAEKFKRVSIDDFAVSIPDVREEHQRKNGLWFREEASLPPYTVNEIFQGLEANPNILVRTQLINEEGQKTVLSREESLKQIKENGSLVVKGANLRVNEYGTSLFADFFFFITGFHGFHVFSGVVLNIIIFFNVVLGTYERRGSYEMVEKVGLYWHFVDLVWVFVFTFFYLV, from the coding sequence ATGGATTCTACAGTAGCAAGTACTGGCACAGAAGGAAAAACTTGGGGAGGAGGAAATAAACCTCTAAAGGCAAGTTATGGTAAGATGATGATGTGGTTCTTTATCGTTTCTGATGCATTGACATTTTCTGGCTTTTTAGCAGCGTACGGCTTTTCAAGATTTAAGTTTATAAAAGAGTGGCCAATAGCAGACGAGGTATTTACCCACGTACCTTTTTTACATGGGCAAGAACTACCAATGATCTACGTTGCTTTTATGACATTTATTCTTATTATGTCTTCTGTAACTATGGTGCTGGCTGTGGATGCTGGCCATCATATGAATAAAGCTAAAGTAACCCTCTACATGTTCTTAACCATTATTGGTGGCTTAATATTTGTTGGTTCTCAAGCTTGGGAATGGGCAACATTTATTCAGGGAGATTATGGAGCCGTTCAGACAAAAGGTGGAAATATCCTACAATTTGGTGAGTATGTTACAGTAGATGGTGCAGAAAAATTCAAGAGAGTATCTATAGATGATTTTGCTGTTAGTATTCCAGACGTGCGCGAAGAGCACCAAAGAAAGAATGGTCTATGGTTTAGGGAAGAAGCTAGTCTGCCACCTTACACAGTAAACGAAATATTTCAAGGTTTAGAAGCTAATCCAAATATATTAGTCAGAACACAATTGATAAATGAAGAAGGACAAAAGACTGTTCTTTCTAGAGAAGAGTCATTGAAACAAATTAAAGAGAATGGAAGTCTTGTGGTAAAAGGAGCTAACCTTAGAGTCAATGAATATGGTACTTCACTTTTCGCTGACTTCTTTTTCTTCATTACAGGATTTCACGGATTCCACGTATTTTCGGGAGTTGTACTAAATATCATCATATTTTTTAACGTGGTATTAGGTACATACGAAAGAAGAGGTAGCTATGAAATGGTTGAAAAAGTTGGTCTTTACTGGCACTTTGTCGATTTAGTTTGGGTATTTGTATTCACCTTCTTCTACTTAGTATAA
- a CDS encoding SCO family protein, giving the protein MSKKTNYSYVGITFIILVFGIIFIPKIINRISNNDITRDESRSDNVSKNQNDVKSDLAYIKIGNEPKKIPTFSFTDQNGKTITNEDYMGKVYVVEFFFTTCPTICPIMNRNLVSVQNHFKDFENFGVASFTINPEVDTPEVLKAYAEAYGITNPNWHLMTGNEDAIYKLANEGFNLYTAKDESVEGGFEHSGNFALIDKEGYIRSRRDNFGNPLIFYNGLISEEDGVDDEGIPQEITILKEDIAKLLKE; this is encoded by the coding sequence ATGAGTAAGAAAACCAATTATTCATACGTAGGTATTACTTTTATCATTTTAGTTTTCGGGATTATTTTTATACCAAAAATTATAAATAGAATTAGTAATAATGATATTACCAGAGATGAAAGCCGAAGTGACAACGTTTCTAAAAACCAAAACGATGTAAAAAGTGATTTGGCCTATATAAAAATCGGTAATGAGCCAAAAAAGATACCTACCTTTAGCTTTACAGATCAAAATGGAAAAACCATTACTAATGAAGATTATATGGGTAAGGTGTACGTTGTAGAGTTCTTTTTTACAACCTGCCCAACGATATGTCCGATAATGAATCGTAATTTGGTGAGTGTGCAAAATCATTTTAAAGATTTCGAAAATTTTGGAGTAGCCTCATTTACAATAAATCCAGAGGTTGATACACCAGAAGTTTTGAAAGCTTATGCCGAGGCCTACGGCATTACAAATCCTAATTGGCACTTAATGACTGGTAATGAAGATGCTATTTATAAACTAGCCAACGAAGGTTTTAATCTATACACAGCAAAAGACGAATCCGTCGAAGGAGGATTTGAACATTCAGGTAATTTTGCCTTAATAGATAAAGAAGGATATATACGTTCTAGAAGAGATAATTTTGGAAACCCTTTAATATTTTATAATGGTCTAATCTCTGAAGAGGATGGTGTTGATGATGAAGGTATTCCACAAGAAATAACAATTTTAAAAGAAGATATTGCTAAACTATTGAAAGAATAA
- a CDS encoding ABC transporter ATP-binding protein has translation MIQIKDLHKSYHMGSNSLHVLKGINFEVKEGELVSIMGSSGSGKSTLLNILGMLDEADKGEYILDGVPIKNLNEKIAAKYRNEFLGFIFQSFNLINYKSALDNVSMPLYYKGIKRKERTEKAMHYLEKVGLAEWSHHLPSELSGGQKQRVAIARALASEPKVLLADEPTGALDTKTSYEVMDLIQGINDEGKTILVVTHEHDIAQMTKRIVNLKDGVIIDDSKVEQVRASANV, from the coding sequence ATGATTCAAATAAAAGATTTGCATAAATCTTACCATATGGGAAGCAATTCGCTTCACGTTTTAAAAGGAATTAATTTTGAAGTAAAAGAAGGTGAACTTGTATCCATAATGGGTTCTTCAGGATCTGGTAAATCTACGTTGTTAAATATTTTAGGAATGTTAGATGAAGCTGATAAAGGTGAATATATTCTTGATGGAGTACCAATAAAAAATCTCAACGAAAAAATAGCGGCCAAATACAGAAACGAGTTTCTGGGATTTATCTTTCAATCTTTCAACCTTATAAATTATAAAAGTGCTCTAGATAACGTGTCTATGCCTTTATATTACAAAGGCATAAAACGAAAAGAGCGCACAGAAAAGGCAATGCATTACCTCGAAAAAGTTGGTCTTGCAGAATGGTCGCATCACTTGCCAAGTGAATTATCTGGCGGACAAAAACAACGCGTTGCTATTGCTAGAGCATTGGCAAGCGAGCCAAAAGTGCTCTTGGCAGATGAGCCTACAGGTGCATTAGACACTAAAACATCTTACGAAGTTATGGATCTTATTCAAGGGATTAATGACGAAGGAAAAACAATTCTGGTTGTAACTCACGAGCATGATATAGCACAAATGACCAAACGCATTGTTAATCTTAAAGACGGTGTAATAATAGATGATAGTAAAGTAGAACAAGTTAGAGCTTCAGCAAATGTTTGA
- the cyoE gene encoding heme o synthase translates to MSSIKSSVSKTSVITDFKEITKMGLSISVVFSAIAGYLLGAYTISYTTLILLALGGYFMVGASNAYNQIIERDLDALMDRTKSRPIPSGRMSVNTAFIIATAFTVLGLIALYKINPKTAMWGAISIFLYTSVYTPLKTKTPLSVFVGALPGAIPFMLGWVAARGEFGIEPGTLFAIQFFWQFPHFWSIGWFLYEDYEKGGFFMLPTGKRDKGTAIQIIMYSVWTVLVSIIPAFGFTGDLKLSIVGALLVFLLGMVMLAYAFRLYKQRTAKTAKQLMLSSVFYITMLQIIYVADKFLG, encoded by the coding sequence TTGAGCAGTATAAAATCTTCGGTGTCAAAAACTTCTGTAATTACAGATTTTAAGGAAATCACTAAAATGGGATTGTCCATAAGCGTTGTATTTTCTGCAATTGCTGGGTACCTTTTAGGCGCGTACACTATTAGTTATACTACGCTCATTCTTTTAGCATTGGGCGGTTACTTTATGGTAGGTGCATCAAATGCTTATAACCAAATCATAGAACGAGACCTTGATGCTTTAATGGATAGGACTAAAAGCAGACCCATTCCTTCAGGTAGAATGTCTGTGAATACTGCTTTTATTATAGCAACTGCATTTACAGTTCTAGGTTTAATTGCACTTTATAAGATTAACCCAAAAACAGCGATGTGGGGAGCAATTTCCATCTTTTTATATACTAGTGTCTATACTCCGCTGAAAACAAAAACCCCTTTGTCTGTTTTTGTTGGTGCCTTGCCAGGAGCAATTCCATTTATGTTAGGTTGGGTAGCGGCTCGTGGAGAATTTGGTATTGAGCCCGGAACTTTATTTGCTATTCAGTTTTTTTGGCAGTTCCCTCACTTTTGGTCTATCGGTTGGTTTTTGTATGAAGACTACGAAAAAGGCGGTTTTTTTATGCTTCCAACAGGGAAGCGGGATAAAGGTACTGCTATACAGATAATTATGTATAGTGTTTGGACGGTTTTGGTATCTATAATACCTGCTTTTGGTTTTACAGGAGATTTAAAATTATCAATCGTAGGAGCATTATTAGTTTTTTTATTAGGCATGGTAATGCTAGCCTATGCCTTTAGACTTTATAAACAAAGAACAGCAAAGACAGCTAAACAATTAATGTTGTCTAGCGTATTTTATATTACCATGCTACAAATTATATACGTAGCGGATAAATTTTTGGGATAG
- a CDS encoding DUF420 domain-containing protein, whose amino-acid sequence MSTVNLEKEKKYNKWIVALSIIIPLAVAALFGINLRELGFDVEPLTMLPPIYAGINGLTAVILVVAVIAIKNKNRKLHENLMKFAIALSVMFLIMYVAYHMTSDSTKFGGEGAVKYIYYFILITHILLSVVIIPFVLITYVRAITNNIERHKKIAKITLPLWLYVAVTGVIVYFMISPYYA is encoded by the coding sequence ATGAGTACTGTTAATTTAGAAAAAGAAAAAAAATACAATAAATGGATTGTTGCACTGTCCATTATAATTCCTCTCGCAGTAGCAGCGCTATTTGGTATTAATCTTCGCGAGCTAGGTTTCGATGTAGAGCCACTAACCATGCTGCCGCCAATTTATGCTGGTATTAATGGGCTAACAGCAGTAATTTTAGTTGTGGCTGTTATTGCAATAAAAAATAAAAACAGAAAATTGCACGAAAATTTAATGAAGTTTGCCATAGCGTTGTCCGTTATGTTTTTAATAATGTACGTCGCGTATCATATGACCAGCGATTCAACAAAGTTTGGAGGAGAAGGAGCCGTAAAATACATATACTACTTTATACTCATTACCCATATACTACTTTCAGTCGTTATTATACCTTTTGTATTAATAACTTACGTTAGAGCTATAACCAATAATATTGAGCGCCATAAGAAGATAGCTAAAATAACATTACCATTGTGGCTATACGTTGCTGTAACTGGAGTTATAGTTTATTTTATGATCTCACCCTATTATGCCTAA
- a CDS encoding cytochrome C oxidase subunit IV family protein, translating into MAHEHKLEIFRGRWKFKSNTQKIWGVLAFLTFVTAIEVVLGIYKPEILMNTWISPLEGGFFATIGNIILSPIVYMKPLNLIFILLTIVKAYYITWDFMHMRDEVKSLRRMVVWTGVFLICYLIFILLQEGGYVFEVYNADDALIKRDF; encoded by the coding sequence ATGGCACACGAACATAAATTAGAAATATTTAGAGGACGTTGGAAATTTAAATCTAACACACAAAAAATTTGGGGTGTACTGGCGTTTTTAACTTTTGTAACCGCAATAGAGGTTGTTCTTGGTATATACAAGCCAGAAATTTTAATGAACACTTGGATTAGCCCATTAGAAGGTGGATTCTTTGCAACAATAGGTAATATTATTTTATCACCAATTGTATACATGAAGCCTTTGAACTTAATATTCATCCTTCTTACTATCGTAAAAGCCTACTATATTACTTGGGATTTTATGCACATGCGAGACGAAGTAAAGTCGTTAAGACGCATGGTAGTCTGGACAGGTGTATTCTTAATATGTTACCTCATATTTATCTTATTACAAGAAGGAGGATATGTGTTTGAAGTTTATAATGCAGACGATGCATTGATAAAAAGAGATTTTTAA
- a CDS encoding ABC transporter permease, with protein MFDLERWQEIFETLRKNKLRTFLTGLSVASGIFILVILLGFSKGIENGVKSQFEQDATNRISVWTGVTTKGYKGLNPGRYVQLKNSSFESVERKYDDYFEYRSKDYMIWGGTVSYKNESGNYRIRGTLPDNQFIENADIGYGRFISQLDLVDKKKIAIIGNKMKKDLFKEEDPIDKNIQIFGVNFKVVGVFYDPGGDREESQVYIPVTTAQQVFNAGDNIRNMSFTVKMADNFDEAVAQSTAIAQGIETQIKELHTVAPDDQSAVRVNNTLEEAQKIYSLIATIQAVFWFVGIGTIIAGIVGVGNIMLIIVKERTKEIGIRKALGALPMSIVGMILQEAVFVTIFAGLFGLIFGLGILEVVGPQIDSDFIKYPQVDFNIALTTVFILVIAGAFAGFIPAYRAAKIKPIVALRDE; from the coding sequence ATGTTTGATCTAGAGCGTTGGCAAGAAATATTTGAAACCCTACGAAAAAACAAACTTCGTACCTTTTTAACTGGGCTTTCGGTAGCATCAGGAATTTTTATTTTGGTTATCCTTTTAGGCTTTAGCAAAGGCATAGAAAATGGAGTAAAATCTCAGTTTGAACAAGACGCAACAAATAGAATTTCTGTTTGGACAGGAGTCACAACAAAAGGATATAAAGGATTAAATCCTGGTAGATATGTTCAACTTAAGAACTCTAGCTTTGAATCTGTAGAGCGAAAATATGACGACTATTTTGAATATCGAAGCAAGGATTATATGATTTGGGGAGGTACAGTAAGCTACAAAAATGAATCTGGTAATTACAGAATCAGAGGCACTTTACCCGATAATCAATTTATTGAGAATGCAGATATAGGTTATGGCCGCTTTATTAGTCAATTAGATTTAGTCGACAAGAAAAAAATTGCTATTATCGGTAATAAAATGAAAAAGGATCTATTCAAAGAAGAAGACCCTATCGATAAGAATATACAAATTTTTGGAGTAAATTTTAAAGTAGTCGGTGTTTTCTACGATCCAGGAGGAGACCGAGAAGAAAGTCAAGTTTATATACCTGTAACCACAGCCCAACAAGTTTTTAATGCAGGAGACAATATCAGAAATATGTCGTTTACGGTAAAGATGGCAGATAATTTTGATGAAGCCGTAGCGCAGTCTACTGCCATTGCTCAAGGTATAGAAACGCAGATAAAAGAACTTCATACAGTTGCCCCAGACGACCAAAGTGCAGTTCGTGTAAATAACACATTAGAAGAAGCTCAAAAAATATATTCCCTTATTGCAACCATACAAGCCGTTTTTTGGTTTGTGGGTATAGGAACAATTATAGCTGGTATAGTCGGTGTAGGCAACATCATGCTAATTATTGTAAAAGAGCGTACAAAAGAGATAGGTATAAGAAAAGCCCTAGGTGCTCTGCCAATGTCTATAGTGGGTATGATTTTACAAGAAGCTGTATTTGTAACCATTTTTGCAGGCTTATTTGGGTTAATTTTTGGGTTGGGCATATTAGAAGTAGTAGGCCCTCAGATAGACAGTGATTTTATAAAATATCCTCAGGTAGATTTTAATATAGCCCTAACAACAGTGTTTATATTAGTAATAGCTGGTGCTTTTGCTGGTTTTATACCTGCGTATAGAGCCGCAAAAATTAAACCCATAGTGGCATTAAGAGACGAGTAA
- a CDS encoding gliding motility protein RemB — protein sequence MKHIWLVTVLLMSFLGNSQSISTYEKPPVFSQCDSLNVAQLKSCFNFTLNSFIYNNFKIPEIVLEEEYKGNVQVLFEVDKEGGFKVIYVDAIYDELKQESKRVFEALPKIKPATYNGKPTFVQYSLSIDIPLVKPTKAILNEENGTSRSVDKSQRDSLSATLSDEYDKVNASIKPYEKLEYTSQLNIPFTHSYYARFDDEMNAIGTNSHTAAKPFIYADVSRYYDIKTEKESLTKETDSWFGRKLYNEHLVEVQGKDYWFTLDPIVDLQLGGETEGDDGTWNNTRGVFIQAGLGKRFSLSTSIYESQGRFADYFNNYAESLRAFGPDPAIIPGRGIGKRFKENSYDYPVAEAYLSYTPADFLNIQFGHGKNFIGDGYRSLFQSDVASPYPFLKLNASFWKIKYTSTWMWLKDVRPEVVVDDAFLTKYMANHYLSWNVSKRLNIGLFESVMWADTNGRGFDVNYLNPIIFFRAIEFQTGQGAGNAILGLSAKYKWNNKVNLYGQFILDEFSLSDVTGGNKSWKNKFGFQLGAKYFNAFKVDNLLLQAEYNQVRPYTYSHNTEILNYGHFNQPMAHLWGANFRELVLIGRYNYKRWFADTKLIIGQRGFDFNTDEDSFAYGGDIYTNENNRIGDTGITIGQGNKTNSFMAELQAGYLLNPETNLKIFTNIIYRDFNPQVITPTTASSNTLWFSVGLRTDLFNWYNDF from the coding sequence ATGAAGCATATTTGGCTTGTTACTGTTTTATTAATGTCTTTTTTAGGTAATTCTCAATCTATTTCAACATATGAAAAGCCACCAGTATTTAGTCAGTGCGATTCATTAAACGTAGCGCAATTAAAATCTTGTTTCAATTTTACTCTAAATAGTTTTATTTACAATAATTTTAAGATTCCAGAAATTGTTTTAGAAGAAGAGTATAAAGGCAATGTACAGGTACTATTTGAGGTTGATAAAGAAGGAGGGTTTAAAGTTATTTACGTTGATGCCATTTATGATGAATTAAAGCAAGAAAGTAAACGTGTCTTTGAAGCTCTGCCAAAAATAAAACCAGCAACCTATAATGGTAAACCAACGTTTGTTCAATATAGCCTAAGCATAGATATACCTTTGGTAAAACCTACAAAAGCGATTCTTAATGAAGAGAATGGAACTTCAAGAAGTGTTGATAAAAGCCAAAGAGATAGTTTAAGCGCAACTTTATCAGATGAGTATGATAAGGTTAACGCAAGTATTAAACCTTACGAGAAATTAGAGTACACGAGCCAATTAAATATACCTTTTACGCATTCGTATTATGCGCGATTTGATGATGAGATGAATGCCATTGGCACCAATAGTCATACCGCTGCTAAACCTTTCATTTATGCCGATGTTTCAAGATATTATGATATTAAAACGGAAAAGGAAAGCTTAACTAAAGAAACCGATAGCTGGTTTGGCAGAAAATTGTATAATGAGCACTTGGTTGAGGTACAAGGTAAAGATTATTGGTTCACTTTAGACCCGATAGTAGATCTACAGCTTGGAGGTGAGACTGAGGGTGATGATGGTACATGGAACAACACCAGAGGTGTCTTTATTCAGGCAGGATTGGGCAAACGCTTTAGCCTTTCTACCTCAATCTATGAAAGTCAGGGTAGGTTTGCAGACTATTTTAATAACTATGCAGAAAGTCTGAGGGCTTTTGGTCCAGATCCAGCTATAATTCCCGGACGAGGTATAGGAAAGCGGTTTAAAGAAAATTCTTATGATTATCCTGTGGCAGAAGCTTATCTGTCTTACACACCAGCAGATTTTTTAAATATTCAATTTGGTCATGGTAAAAACTTTATTGGTGATGGTTACCGTTCATTGTTTCAAAGCGATGTAGCGAGTCCTTATCCTTTTTTAAAGCTAAATGCCAGTTTCTGGAAAATAAAATATACAAGTACTTGGATGTGGTTAAAGGACGTAAGACCCGAGGTTGTGGTAGATGACGCCTTTTTAACTAAATACATGGCAAATCACTACCTCAGCTGGAATGTCTCTAAGCGACTAAATATTGGTTTGTTTGAGTCTGTAATGTGGGCAGATACCAACGGAAGAGGTTTTGATGTTAACTACCTTAACCCTATAATTTTCTTTAGGGCCATAGAGTTTCAAACAGGACAAGGAGCAGGAAATGCTATTTTAGGTCTAAGTGCAAAATATAAATGGAATAATAAGGTGAATCTTTATGGTCAATTTATCCTAGATGAATTTTCATTAAGTGATGTCACAGGTGGAAATAAAAGCTGGAAAAATAAGTTTGGTTTTCAGTTAGGTGCTAAATATTTCAACGCATTTAAAGTAGATAATTTATTGCTTCAGGCAGAATATAATCAAGTGCGCCCCTATACGTATTCTCACAATACTGAAATTCTAAATTATGGTCATTTTAATCAGCCCATGGCTCATCTTTGGGGCGCAAACTTTAGAGAACTAGTATTGATAGGTCGTTATAATTATAAACGTTGGTTTGCCGATACAAAGCTTATAATCGGTCAAAGAGGATTTGATTTTAATACAGATGAAGATAGTTTTGCTTACGGAGGAGACATTTATACTAACGAAAACAATCGTATTGGTGATACAGGCATAACAATCGGTCAAGGTAATAAAACCAATAGTTTTATGGCAGAGCTACAAGCAGGTTATTTGTTGAATCCAGAAACTAACCTTAAAATTTTCACTAATATTATCTACAGAGATTTTAATCCACAAGTAATCACTCCCACAACAGCAAGTTCAAATACGCTTTGGTTTAGTGTAGGGCTAAGAACAGATCTTTTTAATTGGTACAACGATTTTTAA